One Helianthus annuus cultivar XRQ/B chromosome 12, HanXRQr2.0-SUNRISE, whole genome shotgun sequence genomic region harbors:
- the LOC110893360 gene encoding uncharacterized protein LOC110893360, which translates to MVDASNANDGDDTIRQEVFEGKVTEIAEGVMQANLPRLAQEVESRVLGIVDAMMTNKIEELKELMEGSKDKGKERRCTYKDFMACKPTTYDGKIDPIMCQRWILSMEAVFKRSRCDKEDQVMFATGQLTFQAKDWWDAYSKEIGEDELQTMTWQEFKEPFMKYHCPQSAIDKIQEDFLRLRQKNETINEISSIFLDKMKFCAEFVQTERMKINRFYGILKAEFREFITPSKCETLDELINLARDREIEIRRQEERGEKRPSEKGTSSSPSKKGKFQDQGRKERSKAGITPCKTCGKLHTGECLLGKKGCYKCGKEGHSSYQCPSSPKTCFNCFEKGHIKSECPKLQQESKKEDKKQEGSRAKGRMFQITSEEAKSHPNVISGVKEEGSSAKKTEGSQDRGKSST; encoded by the coding sequence ATGGTTGATGCAAGTAAcgctaatgatggtgatgatacgATTAGACAAGAAGTATTTGAAGGCAAAGTCACGGAAATAGCTGAAGGGGTTATGCAAGCCAATCTCCCACGATTAGCTCAAGAGGTGGAAAGTCGGGTTTTGGGAATCGTAGATGCTATGATGACAAATAAGATCGAAGAGCTAAAAGAATTGATGGAAGGGTCTAAAGATAAAGGCAAAGAACGACGATGTACGTATAAAGATTTCATGGCATGTAAACCTACCACGTACGATGGTAAGATCGATCCAATAATGTGCCAAAGATGGATCTTAAGCATGGAGGCGGTGTTTAAAAGAAGTCGGTGTGATaaggaggatcaagtgatgttcgCTACGGGACAGCTCACTTTTCAAGCGAAGGATTGGTGGGATGCTTATAGTAAAGAGATAGGTGAGGACGAACTTCAGACAATGACTTGGCAAGAATTTAAAGAGCCGTTCATGAAGTACCATTGCCCCCAGTCAGCCATCGATAAGATTCAAGAAGATTTCTTACGCCTCCGACAGAAAAACGAGACGATAAATGAGATATCTAGTATTTtcttggataagatgaagttctgtgCGGAGTTTGTGCAAACCGAAAGAATGAAGATCAATCGCTTTTACGGTATACTAAAGGCAGAATTCAGGGAATTCATCACTCCTTCGAAATGTGAAACCCTTGATGAGCTTATTAATCTGGCACGGGATAGAGAAATTGAAATCAGAAGGCAAGAAGAACGTGGTGAGAAGAGACCAAGTGAAAAAGGTACGAGCTCGAGTCCATCAAAGAAAGGAAAGTTTCAAGACCAAGGGAGGAAGGAAAGGTCGAAGGCTGGGATCACTCCTTGCAAGACTTGTGGAAAGCTCCATACTGGGGAGTGTCTGTTGGGCAAAAAGGGGTGTTATAAATGCGGTAAGGAGGGGCATTCGTCCTATCAGTGCCCGAGTAGCCCAAAGACTTGCTTTAATTGCttcgaaaaagggcacatcaaatCTGAATGCCCGAAGCTCCAGCAAGAGTCGAAGAAGGAAGATAAGAAACAAGAAGGTTCTAGGGCCAAAGGGAGAATGTTCCAAATTACCTCCGAAGAAGCCAAGTCTCACCCGAATGTGATTTCAG